In one Umezawaea sp. Da 62-37 genomic region, the following are encoded:
- a CDS encoding NlpC/P60 family protein, producing MSSQPRKRIFRGALAATAVAASVIGTATCAQADPASEALQKYNDLSHEAEVLNADHLKAQDALKAAQDELGKANADFTTASDAENAAKATEEQFRGQVDLLTEASFEGARFNNLSALLVAESQQDFLNRMSAISVLAADNNEALGKLSGAVETADQARNSAKDAQGRATKASDDAAKAVEDIDKRAEELDGRVKEAKAAYNSLSSTVKNTLSSGSEETPISTSATGDVAVALNFALAQRGEPYVFGSNGPDSWDCSSLMQKSYAAAGISIGRTTYAQAVLGRAVSRSEVQPGDLVIYYADQGHVAMVVDSNTAVHASTEGVPVKTASIDSIGPINTIRRIVG from the coding sequence GTGTCGTCGCAACCACGCAAGCGGATTTTTCGGGGAGCACTCGCGGCCACCGCGGTAGCCGCGTCGGTCATCGGAACGGCCACCTGCGCACAGGCCGACCCGGCGTCCGAGGCGCTGCAGAAGTACAACGACCTCTCCCACGAGGCCGAGGTCCTGAACGCGGACCACCTCAAGGCGCAGGACGCCCTGAAGGCCGCGCAGGACGAGCTGGGCAAGGCCAACGCGGACTTCACCACCGCCTCCGACGCCGAGAACGCGGCGAAGGCGACCGAGGAGCAGTTCCGCGGCCAGGTCGACCTGCTCACCGAGGCGTCCTTCGAAGGCGCGCGCTTCAACAACCTCTCCGCACTGCTGGTGGCCGAATCGCAGCAGGACTTCCTGAACCGCATGTCGGCGATCAGCGTGCTGGCCGCCGACAACAACGAGGCTCTCGGCAAGCTCTCCGGCGCCGTCGAGACCGCCGACCAGGCCCGCAACTCGGCCAAGGACGCCCAGGGCCGCGCCACGAAGGCGTCCGACGACGCCGCGAAGGCCGTCGAGGACATCGACAAGCGCGCCGAGGAGCTGGACGGCCGGGTCAAGGAGGCCAAGGCCGCCTACAACTCGCTGAGCAGCACCGTGAAGAACACGCTGTCCAGTGGCAGCGAGGAGACCCCGATCAGCACCAGCGCGACCGGTGACGTCGCGGTGGCCTTGAACTTCGCGCTGGCCCAGCGCGGCGAGCCGTACGTGTTCGGCTCCAACGGGCCGGACTCGTGGGACTGCTCGAGCCTGATGCAGAAGTCCTACGCCGCGGCGGGGATCTCGATCGGCCGGACCACCTACGCGCAGGCCGTGCTGGGGCGGGCGGTGTCGCGCAGCGAGGTGCAGCCGGGCGACCTGGTGATCTACTACGCCGACCAGGGCCACGTGGCGATGGTCGTGGACAGCAACACCGCCGTGCACGCCTCCACCGAGGGCGTGCCGGTGAAGACCGCGTCGATCGACTCGATCGGGCCGATCAACACGATCCGGCGGATCGTGGGCTGA
- a CDS encoding pirin family protein encodes MPAVTVTDITSLARVPEPGPSSVDREVRSVTTGPSGFEGEGFPVRRAFAGVDLADLDPFIHMDQMGEVDYGPGEPKGTPWHPHRGFETVTYIIDGEFEHADSHGGGGNITNGDTQWMTAGAGLLHIEKPTEELVRTGGIFHGVQLWVNLPKARKWAEPRYQDLRGDQSVLLTTPDGGVLLRVIAGDVAGHRGPGSTYTPMTMLHATVSPGARLRLPWRPDFNALVYVLAGDGTVGAERRPISTGQLVVFGPGDTIALDGAGRQESRYAEMEVVVLGGAPIREPVAWGGPFVMNTRAEVLQAFEDFQAGRLGTVPAQRIPHSDVGGELL; translated from the coding sequence ATGCCCGCGGTCACCGTCACCGACATCACCAGCCTGGCCCGCGTCCCCGAGCCGGGGCCCTCCTCGGTAGACCGGGAGGTGCGTTCGGTAACCACTGGTCCGAGTGGTTTCGAGGGTGAGGGCTTCCCCGTCCGGCGCGCTTTCGCGGGTGTGGACCTGGCCGACCTGGACCCGTTCATCCACATGGACCAGATGGGTGAGGTCGACTACGGACCGGGTGAGCCCAAGGGGACGCCGTGGCACCCGCACCGCGGCTTCGAGACCGTGACGTACATCATCGACGGCGAGTTCGAGCACGCCGATTCGCACGGCGGTGGCGGCAACATCACCAACGGCGACACGCAGTGGATGACCGCGGGCGCTGGCCTGCTGCACATCGAGAAGCCCACCGAGGAGCTCGTGCGCACCGGTGGAATCTTCCACGGCGTGCAGCTGTGGGTGAACCTGCCCAAGGCCCGGAAGTGGGCGGAGCCGCGCTACCAGGACCTGCGGGGCGACCAGTCCGTGCTGCTGACCACGCCGGACGGCGGGGTGCTGCTGCGGGTCATCGCCGGTGACGTCGCGGGACACCGGGGCCCCGGCTCCACGTACACGCCGATGACGATGCTGCACGCCACCGTCAGCCCCGGCGCGCGGCTGAGGCTGCCGTGGCGGCCCGACTTCAACGCCCTGGTCTACGTCCTCGCGGGCGATGGCACCGTGGGCGCGGAGAGGCGACCGATCTCCACCGGCCAGCTCGTCGTGTTCGGACCGGGCGACACGATCGCCCTGGACGGCGCGGGGCGGCAGGAGTCGCGGTACGCGGAGATGGAGGTCGTCGTGCTGGGCGGCGCGCCGATCCGCGAGCCCGTCGCGTGGGGCGGCCCGTTCGTCATGAACACGCGGGCCGAGGTGCTCCAGGCGTTCGAGGACTTCCAGGCGGGGCGGCTGGGGACCGTTCCCGCCCAGCGGATCCCGCACTCCGACGTGGGCGGCGAACTGCTCTGA
- a CDS encoding alpha/beta hydrolase → MRRVLALVSAVALGLGSTTGVAGASVAGPSWQDCGEHGARCATVRVPLDWARPGGERITLALSRLSAADPGRRIGVLLFNPGGPGGPAADLVRDVPELFPEELRARFDIVGVDPRGVGRSTPAITCPVPPFDPAVSQFPADRAGFDRLVAHNRSVAAACREATGPLIDHVDTISAARDFDAVRRELGEARVSWLGLSYGTLLGATYAQLFPDRVRAAVLDGAVDHTIGSRRLALDEARVSEDLFAGFAAWCDEDASCALHGRDVVAEYRRLLDRVPDFASRVGYGIYSGLSLRGQWPAVADLLVPAFAEPADVSAFAGVGSDAAYRVIACHDFPSTVRGVADLVAREHEIRRAAPVTRGYVEGWDVQAGCLGWPVRAANPWGALAVHGARRVLVVSGEHDPATPYEWGVGLARQIRGARLLTWSGVGHTGFFNDADVLRQEVGHLVG, encoded by the coding sequence ATGAGACGGGTGTTGGCGCTGGTGTCTGCCGTGGCACTGGGTCTGGGATCGACCACCGGGGTGGCGGGCGCCTCGGTGGCGGGGCCGTCGTGGCAGGACTGCGGCGAGCACGGCGCCCGGTGCGCGACGGTGCGGGTGCCGCTGGACTGGGCCCGCCCCGGCGGGGAGAGGATCACCCTCGCGCTGAGCAGGCTGTCCGCCGCCGATCCGGGACGTCGGATCGGCGTGCTGCTCTTCAACCCCGGCGGACCGGGCGGGCCCGCAGCGGACCTGGTCCGGGACGTGCCGGAGCTGTTCCCGGAGGAGCTGCGGGCCAGGTTCGACATCGTGGGTGTCGACCCGCGCGGGGTCGGGCGGAGCACTCCCGCGATCACCTGCCCGGTGCCGCCGTTCGACCCCGCGGTCTCCCAGTTCCCGGCCGACCGCGCCGGGTTCGACCGCCTGGTCGCCCACAACCGCTCGGTGGCCGCGGCCTGCCGGGAGGCCACCGGGCCGCTGATCGACCACGTGGACACGATCAGCGCGGCCCGTGACTTCGACGCGGTGCGGCGCGAACTGGGGGAGGCGCGGGTGTCGTGGCTCGGCCTGTCCTACGGGACGCTGCTCGGCGCGACCTACGCCCAGCTGTTCCCGGACCGGGTGCGCGCGGCCGTGCTCGACGGAGCTGTGGATCACACGATCGGGTCACGGCGGCTGGCGCTGGACGAGGCACGGGTGTCCGAGGACCTGTTCGCGGGGTTCGCCGCCTGGTGCGACGAGGACGCGTCGTGCGCGCTGCACGGGCGCGACGTGGTGGCCGAGTACCGGCGGCTGCTCGACCGCGTCCCCGACTTCGCCTCGCGGGTCGGGTACGGGATCTACTCGGGCCTGTCCCTGCGGGGGCAGTGGCCCGCCGTGGCGGACTTGCTGGTCCCCGCCTTCGCCGAGCCCGCCGACGTGAGCGCGTTCGCCGGGGTCGGCAGTGACGCCGCCTACCGCGTGATCGCCTGCCACGACTTCCCGTCGACCGTGCGCGGAGTCGCGGACCTGGTGGCGCGCGAGCACGAGATCCGGCGGGCCGCACCCGTGACCCGCGGCTACGTGGAGGGCTGGGACGTCCAGGCGGGGTGTCTGGGCTGGCCCGTCCGGGCGGCCAACCCCTGGGGAGCGCTCGCGGTGCACGGCGCTCGGCGGGTGCTGGTCGTCAGCGGCGAGCACGACCCGGCCACGCCGTACGAGTGGGGCGTCGGACTGGCCCGGCAGATCCGGGGCGCCCGGCTGCTGACGTGGTCCGGCGTGGGCCACACGGGATTCTTCAACGACGCCGACGTGCTGCGCCAGGAGGTCGGGCACCTGGTGGGCTGA
- a CDS encoding Ca2+-dependent phosphoinositide-specific phospholipase C, with amino-acid sequence MKRFMAALATAGLLTAVLPAAAQAAPTATGSTAVGLHNAYTQETAPYLVDVLDRNPGMVEIDVWTNFFGTRDFQVGHDPGNHNNCSNATTYEGLRSGSRDQNLAGCLRNIRLWHDRNPNHAPVVLKVEVKNGFDGRAGFGVPQFDALLASSLGAGNVFGPANLKGGYADLDTASRAGAWPTRSALAGKFVVIVENGTFELQNPFDNYDTDLEVADRLIAANTAGALASALSFPAINGASATDPRTGDRGGARKPWMVAFDGSAASYAGFGGGPYLGGGYLVVMTDAHDVAPAIDSRTPAAADAQARVRQLSALGATIVSSDWTSPEILSYTAS; translated from the coding sequence ATGAAGCGCTTCATGGCCGCACTGGCCACGGCGGGCCTCCTGACCGCGGTCCTGCCCGCGGCAGCGCAGGCGGCGCCGACGGCCACCGGTTCGACGGCGGTCGGCCTGCACAACGCCTACACCCAGGAGACCGCCCCCTACCTCGTCGACGTGCTCGACCGGAATCCCGGCATGGTCGAGATCGACGTGTGGACGAACTTCTTCGGCACGCGCGACTTCCAGGTCGGCCACGACCCCGGCAACCACAACAACTGCTCGAACGCGACGACCTACGAGGGGCTGCGGTCCGGCAGCCGCGACCAGAACCTCGCGGGCTGCCTGCGCAACATCCGGCTGTGGCACGACCGCAACCCGAACCACGCGCCCGTCGTGCTCAAGGTCGAGGTGAAGAACGGCTTCGACGGCCGCGCCGGGTTCGGCGTGCCCCAGTTCGACGCGCTGCTCGCGAGTTCACTCGGCGCGGGCAACGTCTTCGGGCCCGCGAACCTCAAGGGCGGCTACGCCGACCTCGACACGGCGTCGCGGGCCGGGGCGTGGCCCACCCGCTCCGCGCTCGCGGGCAAGTTCGTCGTGATCGTCGAGAACGGCACGTTCGAGCTGCAGAACCCGTTCGACAACTACGACACCGACCTGGAGGTCGCCGACCGGCTGATCGCCGCCAACACCGCGGGCGCGCTCGCCTCGGCGCTGTCGTTCCCGGCGATCAACGGCGCGTCGGCGACCGACCCGCGCACCGGTGACCGCGGCGGCGCGCGCAAGCCGTGGATGGTCGCGTTCGACGGGAGCGCGGCCTCGTACGCGGGCTTCGGCGGCGGGCCGTACCTGGGCGGCGGCTACCTGGTCGTGATGACGGACGCGCACGACGTGGCGCCCGCCATCGACAGCCGCACCCCGGCCGCGGCCGACGCGCAGGCGAGGGTGCGCCAGCTGTCCGCGCTCGGGGCGACGATCGTGTCCAGCGACTGGACCAGCCCGGAGATCCTCTCGTACACCGCGAGCTAG
- a CDS encoding type 2 lanthipeptide synthetase LanM family protein: MTTPPAERRPTTWWAGGLRLAERPPAPGGRTSARLAKWKAAHDTAEWFAARLADVGLDENALAALLGEPPLELAARTGRPEWAAFVERATTNAPPAPHTGGTWQAGFAHVLRPLAAAAAATDARLDGAFAARLTSRLVRIAARTLVLELNLARQRGELVGGTPADRFTAFVNKVDLSDLLARYPVLARMLGQACLHAVEAHGEMLDRFAADRARIVAELLDGVDPGAIIAVESGQGDSHGGGRAVCVLRFADGSRLVYKPRSIDLHVRFNGMLGWLDGHTRLGLRQVRIVRGEDYGWVEFVEHEECAEVSGIGRFYHRLGAVLALVYAVDGTDMHYENLIACGDQPVLIDIETLFHPTLLTAAPSSDPAANALANSVTRTALLPQVLLGDHGVFDLSGLGGDHDGANYPAESVDWLDPATDTMRLVRRPKPSTGAHNRPRLGGEEAEPGDYQTALLAGFRVGHDTICAHREELLDLLRGCADVPVRFVARATRTYATVLDETTHPDVARDALDRDLALDLLWTEARDDALLRALVPHELADLWAGDVPLFTVRPGSRDVWTAHGVRIPELLPLSGLEAAERKIRRMDEVDRHDQQWLIAASLASRPGPVEHRGTDVLPGRVAAGVPDPQRLLVAACGIADEILAHATVEGNRVNWLGLELVDDRHWTVMPMGAGMSNGYTGVALFLAQLGALTGAERYTEFARDALRPIPGLLDVLAADPELAPAVGSGGFHGLGGIAYALARLSTILPDDPELPRWLEAAVELASDIDDESASVVDGCAGGLAAMVAVHSETGLPQAGKLAHRFADRLAERAACGDGFARGGAGVGWALLRFAAASGEVRHAVSGRAALRADRSLRQRLLPLGEADHGWCAGLSGAVLAHVAHPEQPLDAYTLHLDRCINALAVHEPLRDLSLCHGELGVVEALTVLAERGHERAAAARTRRAGLVLGALDQYGARCGTPGGVPSAGLLTGLSGIGYGLLRLGFPEHVPSVLLLQSR; the protein is encoded by the coding sequence GTGACCACCCCACCCGCCGAGCGACGCCCCACCACGTGGTGGGCGGGGGGTCTCCGCCTCGCGGAACGCCCGCCGGCGCCCGGTGGGCGGACGAGCGCGCGGCTGGCGAAGTGGAAGGCCGCGCACGACACCGCCGAGTGGTTCGCCGCCCGGCTGGCCGACGTCGGCCTCGACGAGAACGCGCTGGCCGCCCTGCTGGGCGAGCCACCCCTGGAGCTGGCCGCCCGCACCGGGCGGCCGGAGTGGGCCGCGTTCGTGGAACGCGCCACCACGAACGCGCCCCCCGCTCCGCACACCGGTGGCACCTGGCAGGCGGGCTTCGCCCACGTCCTGCGGCCGCTCGCCGCCGCGGCGGCCGCCACCGACGCCCGGCTGGACGGCGCGTTCGCCGCGCGCCTGACGTCCCGGCTGGTCAGGATCGCGGCCCGCACGCTGGTGCTGGAGCTGAACCTGGCGAGGCAGCGCGGCGAGCTGGTCGGCGGGACCCCTGCCGACCGGTTCACCGCCTTCGTGAACAAGGTCGACCTGTCCGACCTGCTGGCCCGCTACCCGGTGCTGGCGCGGATGCTCGGCCAGGCCTGCCTGCACGCGGTGGAGGCGCACGGCGAGATGCTCGACCGGTTCGCCGCCGACCGCGCCCGGATCGTGGCCGAACTGCTGGACGGCGTGGACCCCGGCGCGATCATCGCGGTGGAGTCCGGCCAGGGCGACTCGCACGGCGGTGGCCGCGCGGTGTGCGTGCTGCGCTTCGCCGACGGCTCGCGGCTGGTCTACAAGCCCCGGTCCATCGACCTGCACGTCCGCTTCAACGGGATGCTGGGCTGGCTGGACGGCCACACCCGGCTGGGTCTGCGCCAGGTGCGGATCGTGCGCGGCGAGGACTACGGCTGGGTCGAGTTCGTCGAGCACGAGGAGTGCGCGGAGGTCAGCGGGATCGGCCGGTTCTACCACCGGCTCGGCGCCGTGCTGGCCCTCGTCTACGCCGTGGACGGCACGGACATGCACTACGAGAACCTGATCGCGTGCGGCGACCAGCCGGTGCTGATCGACATCGAGACGCTGTTCCACCCGACGCTGCTGACCGCCGCGCCGAGCTCCGACCCGGCGGCGAACGCGCTGGCGAACTCGGTGACGCGCACCGCCCTGCTGCCCCAGGTGCTGCTGGGCGACCACGGCGTGTTCGACCTGTCCGGCCTCGGCGGCGACCACGACGGCGCGAACTACCCCGCCGAGTCGGTCGACTGGCTCGACCCGGCCACCGACACCATGAGGCTGGTCCGCCGCCCCAAGCCGAGCACGGGCGCCCACAACCGCCCCCGGCTCGGCGGCGAGGAGGCCGAGCCCGGCGACTACCAGACCGCCCTCCTGGCCGGGTTCCGCGTCGGGCACGACACGATCTGCGCGCACCGCGAGGAGCTGCTGGACCTGCTGCGGGGGTGCGCCGACGTGCCCGTGCGGTTCGTCGCGCGGGCCACCCGCACCTACGCGACCGTGCTGGACGAGACGACGCACCCCGACGTGGCGCGCGACGCCCTGGACCGCGACCTGGCGCTGGACCTGCTGTGGACCGAGGCCCGCGACGACGCGCTGCTGCGCGCGCTGGTCCCCCACGAGCTGGCCGACCTGTGGGCGGGCGACGTGCCGCTGTTCACCGTGCGACCCGGCAGCCGGGACGTCTGGACGGCTCACGGGGTGCGGATTCCCGAACTGCTGCCGCTGTCCGGGCTGGAGGCCGCCGAGCGCAAGATCCGCCGGATGGACGAGGTCGACCGGCACGACCAGCAGTGGCTGATCGCCGCCTCGCTGGCCAGCAGGCCCGGCCCCGTCGAGCACCGCGGCACCGACGTCCTGCCCGGACGGGTCGCCGCGGGCGTGCCGGACCCGCAGCGGCTGCTGGTCGCGGCCTGCGGCATCGCCGACGAGATCCTCGCGCACGCCACCGTCGAGGGGAACCGGGTCAACTGGCTCGGCCTGGAGCTGGTGGACGACCGGCACTGGACCGTCATGCCGATGGGCGCCGGGATGTCCAACGGCTACACCGGTGTCGCGCTGTTCCTGGCCCAGCTGGGCGCGCTGACCGGCGCCGAGCGGTACACGGAGTTCGCCCGCGACGCGCTGCGGCCGATCCCCGGCCTGCTCGACGTGCTGGCGGCCGACCCGGAGCTCGCCCCCGCCGTCGGCAGCGGCGGTTTCCACGGCCTCGGCGGCATCGCCTACGCGCTCGCCAGGCTGTCCACGATCCTGCCCGACGACCCAGAGCTGCCCCGTTGGCTCGAAGCCGCCGTCGAGTTGGCCTCCGACATCGACGACGAGTCGGCGTCGGTGGTCGACGGCTGCGCGGGCGGGCTGGCCGCGATGGTGGCGGTGCACTCCGAGACCGGGCTCCCCCAGGCCGGGAAACTCGCGCACCGCTTCGCCGACCGGCTGGCCGAACGCGCGGCGTGCGGTGACGGCTTCGCCCGCGGTGGCGCCGGGGTCGGGTGGGCGCTGCTGCGCTTCGCCGCCGCCAGCGGCGAGGTGCGGCACGCGGTGTCCGGGCGGGCCGCGCTGCGCGCCGACCGGAGCCTGCGCCAGCGCCTGCTCCCCCTCGGCGAGGCCGACCACGGGTGGTGCGCGGGCCTGTCGGGCGCCGTGCTCGCCCACGTCGCGCACCCCGAACAGCCGCTGGACGCGTACACGCTGCACCTGGACCGGTGCATCAACGCGCTCGCGGTGCACGAACCGCTGCGCGATCTCAGCCTGTGCCACGGCGAGCTCGGGGTCGTGGAGGCGCTGACGGTGCTGGCCGAACGCGGTCACGAACGGGCGGCCGCGGCGAGAACCCGTCGCGCCGGACTCGTCCTCGGCGCGCTCGACCAGTACGGTGCGCGCTGCGGAACACCCGGCGGAGTCCCTTCCGCCGGACTTCTCACCGGTTTGTCCGGTATCGGTTACGGACTGCTCCGTCTAGGTTTTCCGGAACACGTGCCTTCGGTGCTCCTGCTCCAATCCCGATGA
- a CDS encoding AAA family ATPase has product MQTRAPVVVGRDKEVHELERALEDSRARRGSAVFLVGEAGVGKSRLARVAAGRAFDSGMRVLRGRGSTIGPMVPFRPLSEALLSLFRGGEVPDEEELGPYKPVLGRLIPEWSRGEGQHNGESLVVLAEAVLRLLSIVGKRQACLLVLEDLHDADAETLAVIEYLADNLDQQPVVLLVTIRAEPGNALDVVTLAARRDAGVMVELSRLNRDEVRRMAASCLEIEPGAVPAVVADRLWADSAGNPFIVEELLHGMVNSGLLVPGADGWRVLGELRVEVPTALVRSIAHRTDRLGPQGRELLSVAAVLGHRFPLSVVQRVTGMDHRGLLSHLHAGVAAQLVTPDEPAPDWYAFRHPLTAEALRAQLTPSDRAEISGRTADAIQIAYPDLPGEWCALVASLRLDAGEDAQAGRLLAEAGRRALKGGAAGSAITLLDQANRLLTSGVDPDIRADVLESLLPALAEAGQFESAIRLADTLAELSGAGLSRPRRAKLHTELAKVAHLAGRWDYGMAQVGAARALLGRDADDEQTAPVDAIAAALTIHTQSPDRIADAVVLARRAVDAAKRVPLPLVGCEAWQLLGILAREGDLSEANACFEQARKLAEEYDIPIQQIYAMVRIAGNDWLVEASTTSLDRTREEAQRVGAITIVYNVDAIRSLHAVLLGRYDEAAELVDQTFQVTSRLQMTPLTRYLLMVKATSAAHQLNRQAMEQAITEFRAHAGGGSQELPLCFGLARTFCALLEEDRDLAESDQAQALAYEAENPTMFHLAGRHGLHLLLGVLAGRAGWPHYREITAAAASGMRWNRVFAQLAHAVLLGRDGRAEEAGEVVAEAQRTASLFPVARHLGLRLVAEAAHADGWGDPVTWLRGAEEYFHQAQVTPVASACRGLLRQVGASVQQRRTGTEQVPRQLRVLGVTVREFEVFLLLAGRMGNKAIAARLHISPRTVEKHVASLISKTSRPDREALSTFAAAMAS; this is encoded by the coding sequence ATGCAGACCCGCGCGCCGGTCGTGGTCGGCCGGGACAAGGAAGTCCACGAGCTGGAGCGGGCACTGGAGGATTCCAGGGCCCGCCGCGGCAGTGCCGTATTCCTCGTCGGCGAAGCGGGTGTCGGGAAATCGAGACTCGCGCGGGTCGCCGCGGGCCGGGCGTTCGACAGCGGCATGAGGGTTCTGCGGGGCCGCGGCAGCACCATCGGACCGATGGTCCCGTTCCGCCCCCTGTCGGAGGCGCTGCTGTCGCTGTTCCGCGGTGGCGAGGTACCCGACGAGGAGGAGTTGGGCCCCTACAAGCCCGTCCTCGGCAGGCTCATCCCCGAGTGGAGTCGCGGCGAGGGGCAGCACAACGGCGAGTCGCTGGTCGTGCTGGCCGAGGCCGTGCTGCGGCTGCTCTCGATCGTCGGCAAGCGGCAGGCGTGCCTGCTGGTGCTGGAGGACCTGCACGACGCCGACGCCGAGACGCTGGCCGTCATCGAGTACCTGGCCGACAACCTCGACCAGCAGCCGGTCGTGCTGCTGGTGACCATCCGCGCCGAGCCCGGCAACGCCCTCGACGTGGTCACGCTGGCGGCCAGGCGCGACGCGGGCGTGATGGTGGAGCTGTCCAGGCTCAACCGCGACGAGGTGCGCCGGATGGCGGCCTCCTGCCTGGAGATCGAGCCCGGCGCGGTGCCCGCCGTGGTGGCCGACCGGCTGTGGGCCGACAGCGCGGGCAACCCGTTCATCGTCGAGGAACTGCTGCACGGCATGGTGAACAGCGGCCTGCTGGTGCCCGGAGCCGACGGCTGGCGGGTGCTCGGCGAGCTGCGCGTGGAGGTGCCGACGGCACTGGTCCGCAGCATCGCCCACCGCACCGACCGGCTGGGCCCCCAGGGGCGCGAACTGCTGTCGGTGGCGGCCGTGCTGGGCCACCGCTTCCCCCTGTCGGTCGTGCAGCGGGTGACCGGGATGGACCACCGCGGACTGCTCAGCCACCTGCACGCGGGCGTGGCCGCGCAACTGGTCACGCCGGACGAGCCCGCACCCGACTGGTACGCCTTCCGACACCCGCTGACGGCCGAGGCGCTGCGCGCCCAACTGACCCCCAGCGACCGCGCGGAGATCTCGGGGCGCACCGCGGACGCCATTCAGATCGCCTATCCCGATCTGCCCGGCGAGTGGTGCGCGCTGGTCGCGTCGCTGCGGCTGGACGCGGGCGAGGACGCCCAGGCGGGCAGGCTGCTGGCCGAAGCGGGCCGCCGGGCGCTCAAGGGCGGTGCCGCGGGGTCCGCGATCACGCTGCTCGACCAGGCGAACCGGCTGCTGACCAGCGGTGTCGACCCGGACATCCGGGCTGACGTGCTGGAGTCGCTGCTGCCCGCGCTGGCCGAGGCGGGCCAGTTCGAGTCCGCCATCCGGCTCGCCGACACGCTCGCGGAGCTGTCCGGCGCGGGCCTGTCGAGGCCGCGGCGGGCCAAGCTGCACACCGAACTGGCGAAGGTCGCGCACCTCGCGGGCCGATGGGATTACGGAATGGCGCAGGTGGGTGCGGCCCGCGCGCTGCTCGGGCGCGACGCGGACGACGAGCAGACCGCCCCCGTGGACGCCATCGCGGCCGCGCTGACGATCCACACCCAGAGCCCGGACCGGATCGCCGACGCCGTCGTCCTCGCGCGCCGGGCCGTGGACGCCGCCAAGCGCGTGCCCCTGCCGCTGGTGGGCTGCGAGGCGTGGCAGCTGCTGGGCATCCTGGCCCGCGAGGGGGACCTGTCCGAGGCCAACGCGTGCTTCGAACAGGCCCGCAAGCTGGCCGAGGAGTACGACATCCCGATCCAGCAGATCTACGCCATGGTGCGGATCGCGGGCAACGACTGGCTCGTGGAGGCCAGCACGACCTCGCTGGACCGCACCCGCGAGGAGGCGCAGCGGGTCGGGGCGATCACCATCGTCTACAACGTCGACGCGATCCGGTCGCTGCACGCCGTGCTGCTGGGCCGCTACGACGAGGCCGCCGAACTGGTCGACCAGACCTTCCAGGTCACCAGCAGGCTCCAGATGACACCGCTGACCCGGTACCTGCTGATGGTCAAGGCGACCTCGGCCGCCCACCAGCTCAACCGGCAGGCCATGGAGCAGGCCATCACCGAGTTCCGCGCGCACGCGGGCGGCGGGTCGCAGGAGCTGCCGCTGTGCTTCGGCCTGGCGCGGACGTTCTGCGCGCTGCTGGAGGAGGACCGCGACCTCGCCGAGAGCGATCAGGCGCAGGCGCTGGCCTACGAGGCCGAGAACCCCACGATGTTCCACCTCGCCGGGCGGCACGGGCTGCACCTGCTCCTCGGGGTGCTGGCCGGGCGCGCGGGCTGGCCGCACTACCGGGAGATCACCGCCGCGGCGGCCAGCGGCATGAGGTGGAACCGGGTGTTCGCCCAACTGGCGCACGCCGTGCTGCTCGGCCGCGACGGGCGGGCCGAGGAGGCGGGCGAGGTCGTGGCGGAGGCGCAGCGGACCGCGTCGCTGTTCCCGGTGGCGCGGCACCTCGGGCTGCGGCTGGTCGCCGAGGCCGCGCACGCCGACGGCTGGGGCGACCCGGTGACGTGGCTGCGCGGCGCGGAGGAGTACTTCCACCAGGCGCAGGTCACGCCGGTCGCGAGCGCGTGCCGCGGCCTGCTGCGGCAGGTCGGCGCGTCCGTGCAGCAGCGGCGGACCGGCACCGAGCAGGTGCCCCGGCAGCTGAGGGTGCTCGGAGTCACTGTTCGGGAGTTCGAAGTGTTCCTGTTGCTGGCGGGCAGGATGGGCAACAAGGCCATCGCGGCACGCCTGCACATCTCCCCCAGGACCGTGGAGAAGCACGTCGCGAGCCTGATCAGCAAGACGAGCCGCCCCGATCGGGAGGCGCTGAGCACGTTCGCCGCGGCGATGGCGAGCTGA
- a CDS encoding peptidylprolyl isomerase — MRGVATLVVAAGLLLGTTTAAVAAGDPDATRGPCGYTKTPDEPAARPVRLPDDPRHTPDRGTVDVLLRTNQGPIPLTLDRKQAPCTVQSFVHLAQHRFYDATTCHRLTTYSTLKVLQCGDPTGTGEGGPGYKYKDELPTALPPAPNDPTGLRRIYPRGTLAMANAGPATNGSQFFLVTADSVLQPNYTVFGTIGEEGLKTLDKVAAAGVTPTPEDPAPLDGPPKLTTDIRRVSVNC; from the coding sequence GTGCGAGGCGTGGCGACACTCGTCGTGGCCGCCGGGCTCCTGCTCGGCACGACGACCGCCGCCGTCGCGGCGGGCGACCCGGACGCGACGCGCGGACCGTGCGGCTACACGAAGACGCCGGACGAGCCCGCCGCCCGCCCCGTGCGCCTCCCGGACGACCCGAGGCACACCCCGGACCGCGGCACGGTCGACGTCCTGCTCAGGACCAACCAGGGCCCGATCCCGCTGACGCTGGACCGCAAGCAGGCTCCGTGCACCGTGCAGAGCTTCGTGCACCTGGCCCAGCACCGGTTCTACGACGCCACGACGTGCCACCGGCTCACGACGTACTCGACGCTGAAGGTCCTCCAGTGCGGTGACCCGACCGGGACCGGCGAGGGCGGGCCCGGCTACAAGTACAAGGACGAGCTGCCGACCGCGCTGCCGCCCGCCCCCAACGATCCAACCGGTCTGCGGCGGATCTACCCGCGCGGCACGCTCGCGATGGCGAACGCGGGCCCGGCCACGAACGGCAGCCAGTTCTTCCTCGTCACCGCGGACTCGGTGCTCCAGCCCAACTACACCGTGTTCGGCACCATCGGCGAGGAAGGCCTGAAGACCCTCGACAAGGTCGCCGCGGCCGGTGTCACGCCCACGCCGGAGGACCCGGCGCCGCTGGACGGGCCGCCGAAGCTGACGACCGACATCAGGCGCGTCTCCGTCAACTGTTGA